From one Bombyx mori chromosome 5, ASM3026992v2 genomic stretch:
- the LOC101742383 gene encoding alpha-crystallin B chain: MFSPRLFAVFIAFAGFATVTALPARDKEVIAQPVSITDDQFTFPWLNLSPFSLFAPLWKLIPTFVDIGPRIYADDDKFKVVVNVKDYKKDNLKVKVKGDFIFVQGSQEAKEDDHDVFASQFFHTYSLPVNSSAADVTAELTSDGYLVVTAPISENVDKTKNTERVVPIVETGAPYKKDEPVEKTTVETLDVSTTQEPKTSAPAVVTAAPEPEEKKEPTTPSELDEATEKDNVIPHGNEVSA, from the coding sequence ATGTTCTCACCGCGTCTCTTTGCGGTTTTCATCGCTTTCGCCGGTTTCGCAACGGTAACGGCTTTGCCTGCCCGGGACAAAGAAGTTATCGCGCAGCCCGTCTCCATTACAGATGACCAGTTCACGTTCCCATGGCTGAACCTTTCGCCATTCAGTCTGTTTGCTCCTTTGTGGAAGCTGATCCCCACTTTTGTGGACATCGGGCCAAGAATCTACGCTGACGATGACAAGTTCAAGGTCGTTGTCAACGTTAAGGACTACAAGAAAGACAACCTTAAAGTTAAAGTAAAGGGAGACTTTATCTTCGTCCAAGGATCGCAAGAAGCTAAAGAAGACGACCATGACGTGTTCGCCAGCCAGTTCTTCCACACCTATAGCCTACCTGTGAACTCGAGTGCTGCTGATGTTACGGCTGAGCTGACTTCCGATGGATACCTCGTCGTGACGGCGCCGATCAGCGAAAATGTTGATAAAACGAAAAATACAGAGCGCGTTGTACCTATTGTCGAGACTGGCGCTCCGTACAAGAAGGACGAGCCTGTAGAAAAGACGACAGTAGAAACCTTGGACGTTTCTACGACTCAGGAGCCGAAGACATCAGCTCCAGCGGTAGTGACTGCAGCACCGGAACCCGAGGAGAAGAAAGAACCGACCACGCCCTCCGAACTCGATGAAGCGACAGAAAAAGACAACGTGATCCCACACGGAAACGAAGTTTCTGCTTAA